A section of the Bradyrhizobium oligotrophicum S58 genome encodes:
- the soxA gene encoding sulfur oxidation c-type cytochrome SoxA, translating into MSIRYGSLAVLATAALTLSAIATFGQEAERKGIPAPPGHVFQTIISGYQFRTKETRALQDDDLENPGFLSVERAADVWKAVDGSEGKSCMSCHGDAETSMKDVGAAMPKWSEKLNKPVNLEQQINICRTEHMKAEPWAFKSKELTDMTTFVRFQSRGMPVAVKTDGPMSPWFEKGKAIYYTRVGQLDLACASCHEKNNGKFMRADFLSQGQTNGFPTYRLRDQRLIPLHERFEGCMFDVRGVPYKPLSDEFLALEVYVAWRGIGLPVETPSVRN; encoded by the coding sequence ATGTCCATTCGCTACGGTTCTCTCGCTGTCCTGGCCACGGCTGCGCTGACCCTCTCGGCCATCGCGACGTTCGGTCAGGAGGCGGAACGGAAGGGCATTCCGGCGCCTCCCGGCCACGTCTTTCAGACCATCATCTCGGGCTATCAGTTCCGCACCAAGGAAACGCGCGCGCTGCAGGACGACGACCTGGAGAATCCGGGCTTCCTCTCGGTGGAGCGGGCCGCCGACGTCTGGAAGGCGGTCGACGGCAGCGAAGGCAAGTCGTGCATGAGCTGCCACGGCGATGCCGAGACGAGCATGAAGGACGTCGGTGCGGCGATGCCGAAATGGAGCGAAAAGCTCAACAAGCCGGTCAATCTCGAGCAGCAGATCAACATCTGCCGCACCGAGCACATGAAGGCGGAGCCCTGGGCCTTCAAGTCCAAGGAGCTGACCGACATGACGACCTTCGTCCGCTTCCAGTCGCGCGGCATGCCGGTGGCGGTGAAGACGGACGGCCCGATGTCGCCTTGGTTCGAGAAGGGCAAGGCGATCTACTACACCAGGGTCGGCCAGCTCGATCTCGCCTGCGCCTCCTGTCATGAGAAGAACAACGGCAAGTTCATGCGTGCTGATTTTCTGAGCCAAGGCCAGACCAACGGCTTTCCGACCTACCGGCTGCGCGATCAGCGCCTGATCCCGCTGCACGAACGGTTCGAGGGCTGCATGTTCGACGTTCGCGGCGTGCCCTACAAGCCGCTGTCGGACGAGTTCCTCGCGCTCGAAGTCTACGTCGCCTGGCGCGGCATCGGCCTGCCCGTCGAGACACCGTCGGTCCGCAACTAG
- a CDS encoding DsrE family protein: protein MLLAVASVAVACGGAASIAVAAGPHRLALQISDDDPAKMRAVLDVAANVSRHYSGEGGEVEIVIVAFNGGLDMLLADRSPVRERVMGFARSMPNVSFIACGNTLETLASKEGRLPPLLEGVTVVKTGVATLLDLAEKNWTIVRP from the coding sequence ATGCTGTTGGCGGTCGCATCCGTCGCGGTGGCCTGTGGTGGGGCTGCGTCCATCGCTGTCGCGGCCGGGCCGCACAGGCTCGCGCTGCAGATCAGCGACGACGACCCGGCCAAGATGCGCGCGGTGCTCGACGTTGCCGCCAACGTTTCGCGTCACTATTCGGGCGAGGGCGGCGAGGTCGAGATCGTGATCGTCGCCTTCAACGGCGGCCTGGACATGCTGCTGGCCGATCGGTCGCCGGTGAGGGAGCGGGTCATGGGTTTTGCCAGGTCGATGCCCAATGTGAGCTTCATCGCCTGCGGCAATACGCTGGAGACGCTCGCGAGCAAGGAGGGACGGCTGCCGCCGTTGCTCGAGGGTGTCACGGTGGTCAAGACCGGGGTCGCAACCCTGCTGGACCTGGCCGAGAAGAACTGGACGATCGTGCGTCCCTGA
- a CDS encoding helix-turn-helix domain-containing protein has translation MTEEQAAQIIKELEIIRKLKLAEMLERGYSQSQLAQILGVSQPTISRMAPKVTGKKG, from the coding sequence ATGACGGAAGAACAGGCCGCTCAGATAATCAAGGAATTGGAAATCATCCGCAAGCTTAAGCTCGCGGAAATGCTCGAGCGCGGCTATTCCCAATCACAACTCGCACAAATCCTCGGCGTGAGCCAGCCTACAATCAGCCGTATGGCGCCGAAAGTAACCGGCAAGAAAGGCTGA
- the soxB gene encoding thiosulfohydrolase SoxB: MISRREFVQVALAAAALTGGSGLAGTSRAFAQQKLTEKELLAFEPVGNVTLVHVTDIHGQLMPLYFREPSTNLGVGDAKGQPPHVTGKDFLTKFGIAPGSSSAYALTSEDFEALAKTYGRIGGLDRAATVIKAIRAERGDKVVLLDGGDTWQGSWTSLKTRGQDMIDCMALLKPDAMTGHWEFTYGTERVKQAVDALGFPFLGLNIRDTEWNEPAFEASTMIERGGLKIAVLGQAFPYTPVANPRWMIPNWSFGVREEDVQSQVDKARKAGAGLVVLLSHNGFDVDRKLASRVKGLDVILTGHTHDALPEAVKIGKTLLIASGSSGKFVSRLDLDVKDGEVKGYRYKLIPLFSDVITPDAAMAAKIAEVRKPFAAELARPLGRTETLLYRRGNFNGTFDDLICQALLQERDAEIALSPGFRWGTSVMPGQDITFEDVTNATAITYPAVYRMGMTGTRLKEIIEDVADNLFNVDPYYQQGGDMVRIGGMSYAIDVNKPQGQRISDMRLIKTGAAIDPAREYQVAGWASVNEGTQGPPIWEVVSSYLQRQKTVRLEPNRAVKVSGV; the protein is encoded by the coding sequence ATGATATCGCGTCGCGAATTCGTTCAGGTCGCATTGGCGGCGGCTGCCCTGACGGGCGGATCCGGCCTCGCCGGCACGTCCCGCGCCTTTGCGCAGCAGAAGCTGACAGAGAAGGAGCTGCTGGCGTTCGAGCCGGTCGGCAACGTCACGCTCGTGCATGTCACCGACATTCACGGGCAGCTGATGCCGCTGTATTTCCGCGAGCCGTCGACCAATCTCGGCGTCGGCGACGCCAAGGGGCAGCCGCCGCACGTCACCGGCAAGGACTTCCTCACGAAGTTCGGCATCGCTCCGGGATCGTCGTCCGCCTACGCGCTGACATCGGAGGATTTCGAGGCGCTGGCCAAGACCTACGGGCGTATTGGCGGCCTCGACCGCGCCGCCACCGTCATCAAGGCCATCCGCGCCGAGCGCGGCGACAAGGTGGTGCTGCTCGACGGCGGCGACACCTGGCAGGGATCATGGACGTCGCTCAAGACCCGCGGTCAGGACATGATCGACTGCATGGCGCTGCTGAAGCCCGATGCGATGACCGGCCATTGGGAGTTCACCTACGGCACCGAGCGCGTCAAGCAGGCGGTCGACGCGCTCGGCTTCCCGTTCCTCGGTCTCAACATCCGCGACACCGAGTGGAACGAGCCGGCGTTCGAGGCGTCGACGATGATCGAGCGCGGCGGCCTCAAGATCGCCGTGCTCGGTCAGGCCTTCCCGTATACGCCGGTGGCCAATCCGCGCTGGATGATTCCGAACTGGTCGTTCGGCGTGCGCGAGGAGGACGTCCAGAGCCAGGTCGACAAGGCGCGCAAAGCCGGCGCTGGTCTGGTCGTGCTGTTGTCTCACAACGGCTTTGACGTCGACCGCAAGCTGGCGAGCCGGGTCAAGGGTCTCGACGTCATCCTGACAGGGCACACTCATGATGCGCTGCCCGAGGCCGTGAAGATCGGCAAGACGCTGCTGATTGCGTCGGGCTCCTCAGGCAAGTTCGTCTCGCGGCTCGATCTCGACGTCAAGGACGGCGAGGTCAAAGGCTATCGCTACAAGCTGATCCCGCTGTTCTCCGACGTGATTACGCCGGATGCCGCGATGGCCGCCAAGATCGCCGAGGTGCGCAAGCCGTTCGCCGCGGAACTCGCTCGCCCGCTCGGGCGTACCGAGACGCTGCTCTATCGCCGCGGCAATTTCAACGGCACGTTCGATGATCTGATCTGCCAGGCGCTGCTACAGGAGCGCGATGCGGAGATCGCGTTGTCGCCGGGCTTCCGCTGGGGCACCAGCGTGATGCCGGGCCAGGACATCACCTTCGAGGACGTCACCAACGCCACCGCGATCACTTATCCCGCGGTCTACCGCATGGGCATGACCGGCACGCGCCTGAAGGAGATCATCGAGGACGTCGCCGACAACCTGTTCAACGTCGATCCCTACTACCAGCAGGGCGGCGACATGGTCCGCATCGGCGGCATGTCCTATGCGATCGACGTCAACAAGCCGCAAGGGCAGCGCATCTCGGACATGCGCCTGATCAAGACCGGCGCAGCGATCGATCCGGCGCGCGAATATCAGGTCGCTGGCTGGGCCAGCGTCAACGAGGGCACCCAGGGCCCGCCGATCTGGGAGGTCGTGTCGAGCTATCTGCAGCGCCAGAAAACCGTGCGTCTCGAGCCCAACCGGGCCGTCAAAGTCTCCGGAGTGTGA
- a CDS encoding ArsR/SmtB family transcription factor produces MPLPKLKDIETSAELEQMIEKAREASEMLKALSHESRLLLLCILSEGEKSVTELEQFLGERQSTVSQQLARLRLDRLVTTRRDGKTIYYSLASEDVRKILTAIYDVFCEPVRKRRR; encoded by the coding sequence ATGCCGCTGCCGAAGTTGAAGGACATCGAAACCTCCGCCGAGCTCGAGCAGATGATCGAGAAGGCGCGGGAAGCCAGCGAGATGCTCAAGGCGCTGTCCCACGAGTCCCGGCTGCTGCTGCTCTGCATCCTTTCCGAAGGCGAAAAATCCGTCACCGAGCTCGAGCAGTTTCTCGGCGAGCGGCAGTCGACGGTGTCGCAGCAGCTCGCCCGTCTCAGGCTCGACCGGCTGGTGACGACGCGGCGCGACGGCAAGACGATCTATTACAGTCTCGCCAGCGAGGACGTCCGCAAGATCCTGACCGCGATCTACGACGTCTTCTGCGAGCCGGTCCGCAAGCGCCGCCGCTGA
- the soxC gene encoding sulfite dehydrogenase codes for MSKDKSLPSAPRASRRGFLTAAGGLAATALAPQARAGAGNPANQPPNVPEWTRTLGEGVAVRPYGKPSKFEKDVVRRDVEWLTASRESSVSFTPLHELEGIITPNGLCFERHHGGVADVDPADHRLMIHGLVDRPLLLSLDELKRYPRVNRIHFMECAANSGMEWRGAQLNGCQFTHGMIHCVQYTGVSLRTLLEEAGVKTNGKWLLVEGADSASMDRSLPIEKALDDCIIAYKMNGEALYPEQGYPMRLVVPGWQGNLWVKWLRRIKVGDQPWQTREETSKYTDLLPNGKARRFTWAMDAKSVITSPSPQAPIRHGKGFTIVSGLAWSGSGKVKRVDVSLDGGRNWWPARLDGPVLDKALTRFYYEFDWNGEPLLLQSRVQDESGYVQPSKAELRKVRGYNSIYHNNGIQTWHVQANGEVENVEVA; via the coding sequence ATGTCGAAGGACAAATCTCTGCCCTCAGCCCCGCGCGCGTCGCGCCGCGGTTTCCTGACCGCGGCCGGTGGCCTCGCAGCCACGGCGCTGGCCCCGCAGGCCCGTGCCGGTGCCGGCAATCCCGCCAACCAGCCACCGAACGTGCCGGAATGGACGCGGACGCTCGGCGAGGGTGTAGCCGTGCGTCCCTACGGCAAGCCGTCCAAGTTCGAGAAGGACGTCGTCCGCCGCGACGTCGAATGGCTGACGGCGTCGCGCGAGTCCTCGGTCAGCTTCACGCCGCTGCATGAGCTGGAGGGCATCATCACGCCGAACGGCCTGTGCTTCGAGCGCCATCATGGCGGTGTGGCCGACGTCGATCCTGCCGATCACCGGTTGATGATCCATGGTCTGGTCGATCGGCCGCTGCTGCTCTCGCTCGACGAGCTCAAGCGCTACCCGCGCGTCAACCGCATCCACTTCATGGAATGCGCGGCCAATTCAGGCATGGAATGGCGCGGCGCCCAGCTCAACGGCTGCCAGTTCACCCATGGCATGATCCACTGCGTGCAATATACGGGCGTCTCGCTGCGCACGTTGCTGGAAGAAGCCGGCGTCAAGACCAACGGCAAGTGGCTGCTGGTGGAGGGCGCCGATTCCGCATCGATGGATCGCAGCCTGCCGATCGAGAAGGCGCTCGACGACTGCATCATCGCCTACAAGATGAACGGTGAGGCGCTGTATCCCGAGCAGGGCTATCCAATGCGGCTCGTCGTGCCGGGATGGCAGGGCAATCTCTGGGTCAAATGGTTGCGCCGCATCAAGGTCGGCGATCAGCCCTGGCAGACGCGCGAGGAGACATCGAAGTACACGGATCTGCTGCCGAACGGAAAGGCGCGGCGCTTCACTTGGGCGATGGATGCGAAATCCGTGATTACGAGCCCGAGCCCGCAGGCGCCGATCAGGCATGGCAAGGGCTTTACGATCGTCTCGGGCCTGGCGTGGTCGGGCAGCGGCAAGGTCAAGCGCGTCGATGTGTCGCTCGATGGCGGCCGCAACTGGTGGCCGGCGCGGCTCGACGGTCCGGTGCTGGATAAGGCGCTGACGCGCTTCTACTACGAGTTCGACTGGAACGGTGAGCCGCTGCTGCTGCAGTCGCGGGTGCAGGACGAGAGCGGCTACGTCCAGCCGTCCAAGGCCGAGCTGCGCAAGGTCCGCGGCTACAACTCCATCTATCACAACAATGGCATCCAGACCTGGCACGTGCAGGCAAACGGTGAGGTCGAGAATGTCGAGGTCGCCTAA
- a CDS encoding cytochrome c biogenesis CcdA family protein — protein sequence MDLDVTLGAALAAGLLSFLSPCILPLVPPFLCYMAGISAADPMTEGGMVQRRRTMLTALCFVAGFSLVFIGLGATASVFGRFIAGHLGQLGMVAGLVIIAMGLHFLGVLRIPLLYRSATIDVGRTPAGLLGAFVMGLAFAFGWTPCAGPVLAAVLMMAGAEATVGKGALLLAAYSVGTGIPFLIAAAFTGQFMTMLKGIKPHLPWVEKAMGGFLVLTGVAFLAGVIPEMSQWIFERFPSLTTIG from the coding sequence ATGGATCTCGACGTCACGCTCGGCGCTGCGCTCGCCGCCGGCCTCCTGTCGTTCCTGTCACCCTGCATTCTGCCGTTGGTCCCGCCGTTCCTGTGCTACATGGCCGGCATCTCGGCGGCCGATCCGATGACCGAGGGCGGCATGGTCCAGCGTCGGCGGACGATGCTGACGGCGCTGTGCTTCGTCGCCGGCTTCTCGCTGGTGTTCATAGGCCTCGGTGCGACAGCCTCCGTCTTCGGCCGCTTCATCGCCGGTCATCTCGGCCAGCTCGGCATGGTCGCGGGGCTCGTTATCATCGCGATGGGGCTGCATTTCCTCGGGGTGCTCAGGATTCCCTTGCTGTACCGGAGCGCGACGATCGATGTCGGCCGCACACCGGCCGGCCTGCTCGGGGCGTTCGTCATGGGGCTGGCCTTCGCCTTCGGCTGGACGCCGTGCGCGGGGCCGGTGCTCGCTGCCGTGCTGATGATGGCCGGCGCGGAGGCCACCGTGGGGAAGGGCGCGCTGCTGCTCGCGGCCTATTCGGTCGGAACGGGCATCCCGTTCCTGATCGCGGCGGCTTTCACGGGGCAGTTCATGACGATGCTGAAGGGCATCAAGCCGCATCTGCCATGGGTTGAAAAGGCGATGGGCGGCTTTCTCGTCCTCACCGGCGTGGCCTTTCTCGCCGGGGTCATTCCGGAGATGTCGCAATGGATCTTCGAGCGCTTTCCCTCGCTCACCACCATCGGCTGA
- the soxZ gene encoding thiosulfate oxidation carrier complex protein SoxZ — protein MADKPRIKLPKEAKKGEIIQIKTLVSHLMESGQRKDAQGKPIPRKIINKFACEFNGKPVFSCVLEPAISANPYIQFDAKIDEEGTFKFAWTDDDGSVVTAEEKIALKA, from the coding sequence ATGGCAGACAAGCCGCGGATCAAGCTTCCGAAGGAAGCCAAGAAGGGCGAGATCATCCAGATCAAGACGCTGGTCTCGCATCTGATGGAATCGGGCCAGCGCAAGGATGCGCAGGGCAAGCCGATCCCACGCAAGATCATCAACAAGTTCGCTTGCGAGTTCAACGGCAAGCCGGTGTTCTCCTGCGTGCTGGAGCCGGCGATCTCCGCCAATCCGTACATCCAGTTCGACGCGAAGATCGACGAGGAAGGCACGTTCAAGTTCGCCTGGACGGATGACGACGGCTCGGTGGTGACGGCCGAGGAAAAGATCGCGTTGAAGGCCTGA
- a CDS encoding SoxW family protein, with amino-acid sequence MLPAAAILGAVPTLARADAALGDDGLYHQPWFLNSFLDLREDLDSAASEGKRLAIMWELRGCPYCRETHLVNFADPAITDYIRANFEVLQLNLLGARKVTDFDGKELTEKELAERYAIRFTPTFQFFPPSADGVAAKEPLAREVARAPGYLKPPHFLAMFRFVRDEAYERGTFRDYLAASKG; translated from the coding sequence ATGCTGCCTGCCGCGGCCATCCTCGGCGCCGTGCCGACGCTGGCGCGAGCGGACGCGGCGCTCGGCGACGACGGGCTGTATCATCAGCCGTGGTTCCTCAACAGCTTCCTCGATCTCCGCGAGGATCTCGACAGCGCGGCATCGGAAGGCAAGCGGCTCGCGATCATGTGGGAGCTTCGCGGCTGTCCGTATTGCCGCGAGACGCATCTGGTGAACTTTGCCGATCCTGCCATCACCGACTACATCCGGGCGAACTTCGAAGTGCTGCAGCTCAATCTGCTCGGCGCCCGCAAGGTGACCGACTTCGACGGCAAGGAGCTCACCGAGAAGGAGCTCGCCGAGCGCTACGCCATCCGGTTCACGCCGACCTTCCAGTTCTTTCCGCCCTCCGCCGACGGCGTCGCAGCCAAGGAGCCGCTCGCACGCGAGGTGGCGCGTGCGCCGGGCTATCTCAAGCCGCCGCACTTCCTCGCAATGTTTCGCTTCGTGCGCGACGAAGCCTATGAGCGCGGCACGTTCCGCGACTATCTCGCCGCGTCTAAAGGTTGA
- a CDS encoding helix-turn-helix domain-containing protein produces MDTSDELLKAILATVARNTFPPAVITKIVAPTSGSEKQLLAYNLCDGQTPQAEICKKAKLDKGSFSRSLTKWIEAGVVVRIGSERLPLHVYPLTKVSARDED; encoded by the coding sequence TTGGATACTTCCGATGAATTGCTGAAGGCTATTTTGGCTACTGTTGCACGGAATACATTTCCGCCTGCGGTTATTACCAAGATTGTGGCTCCGACCTCGGGAAGCGAAAAACAGCTCCTGGCGTACAACCTGTGCGACGGGCAGACGCCACAAGCCGAGATTTGCAAGAAAGCAAAACTCGACAAAGGAAGCTTTAGCCGCTCTCTAACGAAGTGGATAGAAGCCGGAGTCGTTGTGCGTATAGGCAGCGAGCGCCTGCCTCTACACGTTTATCCGCTCACCAAGGTCTCGGCGAGAGACGAAGATTAG
- a CDS encoding YeeE/YedE family protein produces the protein MLSPSALTFMCGLLAGGVLGVAGRAGRFCTLAMLEDAFFGADTRRLKSFALAAAIALVATQLLAGFGLVDLSRSIYLTSSIPLGGAILGGLLFGIGMALVGTCGFGTLVRIGGGDLRAIVVFLVLGVSALAAMRGLIGFMRVGLIEPLSVRLPDAMTQGMDSLLSPALGSYARPVLVSLMAVALAAWALADGRLARSPRLLLSGLAVGGAVAFGWFATGWLGNDDFDPERVASLTFVAPLGNTVLYIATLSGSHADFAIGSVLGVILGSFAAAMVSRVFRWEACDDARELKRHMIGALLMGTGGIMSMGCTIGQGLSAFSTLALSAPLTMLAIACGARLGLEYTMTGEWRPALRNLLRMSH, from the coding sequence ATGCTCAGTCCGTCAGCTTTGACGTTCATGTGCGGACTGCTGGCAGGCGGCGTGCTCGGGGTCGCCGGCCGCGCGGGTCGCTTCTGCACGCTCGCGATGCTCGAGGACGCCTTCTTCGGCGCCGACACGCGGCGGCTCAAATCCTTCGCCTTGGCTGCGGCCATCGCGCTGGTCGCGACCCAATTGCTCGCCGGCTTCGGCCTCGTCGATCTGTCCCGCTCGATCTATCTGACCTCCTCCATTCCGCTCGGCGGCGCCATCCTGGGCGGCTTGTTGTTCGGGATCGGCATGGCGCTGGTCGGCACCTGCGGCTTCGGGACCTTGGTTCGCATCGGCGGCGGCGATCTGCGCGCCATCGTGGTCTTTCTCGTGCTCGGCGTCTCGGCGCTGGCGGCGATGCGCGGGCTCATTGGCTTCATGCGCGTCGGCCTGATCGAGCCGCTGTCCGTGCGTCTGCCTGACGCGATGACCCAGGGCATGGACTCGCTGCTGTCGCCTGCGCTCGGCTCCTATGCCAGGCCTGTTCTCGTCTCTCTGATGGCGGTGGCGCTCGCGGCCTGGGCGCTGGCCGATGGCCGGCTGGCAAGATCGCCGCGGCTGTTGTTGTCGGGGCTTGCCGTCGGCGGCGCGGTCGCCTTCGGCTGGTTTGCAACGGGATGGCTGGGGAATGACGATTTCGATCCGGAGCGGGTCGCCTCGCTCACCTTCGTCGCGCCGCTCGGCAACACGGTGCTGTACATCGCCACGCTCTCCGGCAGCCACGCCGACTTCGCGATCGGCTCGGTCCTGGGCGTCATCCTGGGGTCCTTCGCCGCCGCGATGGTCTCGCGCGTCTTCCGTTGGGAAGCCTGCGACGACGCGCGCGAGCTGAAGCGCCACATGATCGGCGCGCTGCTGATGGGCACCGGCGGCATCATGTCGATGGGCTGCACCATCGGCCAAGGCCTGTCCGCATTCTCGACCCTCGCACTGTCGGCGCCGCTCACAATGCTGGCGATCGCCTGCGGCGCACGCCTTGGACTCGAATACACCATGACCGGCGAATGGCGGCCGGCCTTGCGCAACCTGCTCCGGATGAGCCATTGA
- the soxX gene encoding sulfur oxidation c-type cytochrome SoxX codes for MRRLIPAALFCALLSATARGDESIRLDVVDDAIPKSLTGAPGNADAGKKVFLTRTLGNCLACHQVSQLKSEEFHGEFGPSLDGVAGRYNTAQLRLIVADPKRIFVDTVMPAFYKNDGLNRVRPEFVGKPVLTAAQVEDVVAFLETLK; via the coding sequence ATGCGCCGTTTGATCCCGGCTGCCTTGTTCTGCGCGTTGCTGTCAGCAACAGCGCGAGGCGACGAGTCGATCAGGCTCGACGTCGTCGACGATGCCATTCCGAAATCGTTGACGGGCGCGCCCGGCAATGCCGATGCCGGCAAGAAGGTGTTCTTGACGCGGACGCTGGGCAATTGCCTCGCTTGTCACCAGGTGTCGCAGCTCAAATCCGAAGAGTTTCACGGTGAGTTCGGTCCGTCGCTCGACGGCGTCGCTGGTCGCTACAATACGGCGCAGCTGCGCCTCATCGTTGCCGATCCCAAGCGAATCTTCGTCGATACGGTGATGCCCGCCTTCTACAAGAACGACGGCCTCAATCGCGTGCGTCCGGAGTTCGTCGGCAAGCCCGTCCTCACCGCCGCGCAGGTCGAGGACGTCGTCGCATTTCTCGAAACATTGAAATAA
- a CDS encoding c-type cytochrome gives MASRPGTCRQTVRSRMSRSPKLIIAAAALATLVASAALAGGPSEKTEAKIETKAPQRFNIGRAPSAEEIRGWDIDVRPDGQGLPVGKGSVAQGEKLFMDNCASCHGEFGEGAGRWPVLAGGKGSLTADNPVKTVGSYWPYASTLFDYVRHAMPFGSPQSLKVDEYYALVAYVLYLNDVVTDQNFELSNSNLSTIKMPNEAGFIMDDRATSEKAFWQKDPCMKNCIAPVKITGRATAVDVTPEDKDGKPRGVE, from the coding sequence ATGGCATCCAGACCTGGCACGTGCAGGCAAACGGTGAGGTCGAGAATGTCGAGGTCGCCTAAGCTCATCATTGCAGCCGCCGCGCTGGCAACGCTTGTAGCTTCGGCGGCACTTGCCGGCGGTCCGAGCGAGAAGACCGAGGCCAAGATCGAGACGAAGGCGCCGCAGCGCTTCAACATCGGCCGCGCGCCCAGCGCGGAGGAAATTCGCGGCTGGGACATCGATGTGCGTCCCGACGGGCAGGGGCTGCCGGTCGGCAAGGGCAGCGTCGCGCAGGGCGAGAAGCTTTTCATGGACAATTGCGCCAGCTGCCATGGCGAGTTCGGCGAGGGCGCCGGCCGCTGGCCGGTGCTGGCGGGCGGCAAGGGCTCGCTGACGGCAGACAATCCGGTCAAGACGGTCGGCTCCTACTGGCCCTACGCCTCGACGCTGTTCGACTATGTCCGCCACGCGATGCCGTTCGGCAGCCCGCAGTCGCTGAAGGTCGACGAGTACTATGCGCTGGTCGCCTATGTGCTCTACCTGAACGATGTCGTCACCGACCAGAATTTCGAGCTGAGCAACAGCAATCTCTCCACGATCAAGATGCCGAACGAGGCCGGATTCATCATGGACGACCGGGCCACGAGCGAGAAGGCGTTCTGGCAGAAGGACCCTTGCATGAAGAACTGCATCGCGCCGGTCAAGATCACCGGGAGGGCGACCGCGGTCGACGTCACGCCGGAGGACAAGGACGGCAAGCCGCGAGGCGTCGAGTGA
- a CDS encoding thioredoxin family protein — protein MPGQITARRLATLASAAIAVLSLSTPLLASELVMFERPGCGWCARFNAEIAPIYGKTDEGRALPLRRVDLTQKLPADLAGIDPGAFTPTFVVVDQGHEIGRIRGYPGDAFFFGLLGRIMNATSGTPARS, from the coding sequence ATGCCCGGTCAAATCACAGCGCGCAGGCTCGCAACGCTCGCCTCGGCCGCGATCGCCGTGCTGTCCCTGTCGACCCCGCTCCTCGCCTCCGAGCTCGTGATGTTCGAGCGCCCCGGCTGCGGTTGGTGCGCCCGGTTCAATGCCGAGATCGCGCCGATCTATGGCAAGACCGACGAAGGGCGCGCCCTTCCGCTGCGACGGGTCGACCTCACCCAAAAGCTGCCGGCGGATCTCGCCGGCATAGACCCCGGCGCCTTCACGCCGACCTTCGTGGTGGTCGACCAGGGCCACGAGATCGGGCGGATCCGCGGCTATCCGGGCGACGCGTTCTTCTTTGGGCTGCTCGGCCGCATAATGAATGCTACAAGCGGAACGCCGGCCCGCTCCTGA
- the soxY gene encoding thiosulfate oxidation carrier protein SoxY — MGAINRRQAFLLGGGFVALTVMPMAANAEPSNDAAELIKTFTGGKEAAKGKITLDLPEIAENGNTVPLALSVESPMTPDNYVKEVLFVADGNPNAGVATLMFTPMSGKAEASIRIRLAQTQNVIAIAKMSDGSLFTERKTVKVTIGGCGG, encoded by the coding sequence ATGGGCGCAATCAATAGACGACAGGCGTTCCTTCTCGGCGGCGGTTTCGTCGCCCTGACGGTGATGCCGATGGCCGCCAACGCCGAGCCGAGCAACGACGCGGCCGAGCTGATCAAGACGTTCACCGGCGGCAAGGAAGCGGCCAAGGGCAAGATCACGCTCGATCTGCCTGAAATCGCCGAGAACGGCAATACCGTGCCGCTCGCGCTTTCGGTTGAAAGCCCGATGACGCCGGACAACTACGTCAAGGAAGTGCTGTTCGTGGCCGACGGCAATCCGAACGCCGGCGTCGCGACGCTGATGTTCACACCGATGTCCGGCAAGGCCGAGGCGTCGATCCGTATTCGTCTGGCGCAGACCCAGAACGTGATCGCGATCGCGAAGATGAGCGACGGCTCGCTCTTCACCGAGCGCAAGACCGTCAAGGTCACCATCGGCGGCTGCGGCGGCTGA